In the Calonectris borealis chromosome 11, bCalBor7.hap1.2, whole genome shotgun sequence genome, one interval contains:
- the CTXND1 gene encoding cortexin domain-containing 1 protein — protein MEGPTPEPVYVDVDKGLTLACFVFLCLFLIVMIIRCAKVIMDPYSAIPTSTWEEQHLDD, from the coding sequence ATGGAGGGACCAACCCCAGAGCCTGTGTACGTTGATGTGGACAAGGGACTGACGTTAGCATGCTTCgtcttcctctgcctcttcttgATTGTGATGATTATTCGCTGTGCAAAAGTCATCATGGACCCTTACAGTGCCATCCCTACGTCTACATGGGAGGAGCAGCATCTAGATGACTGA